A portion of the Mustela erminea isolate mMusErm1 chromosome 19, mMusErm1.Pri, whole genome shotgun sequence genome contains these proteins:
- the C5AR2 gene encoding C5a anaphylatoxin chemotactic receptor 2 isoform X2, producing MENTSLSYEYGDYDGVPDLPVDCMDGTCISAYPLRTAVFLLYAAVFLVGVPGNVMVAWVTWKEARRRVGATWFLHVAVADLLCCASLPLLAVPIARGGHWPYGAVGCRALPSIILLSMYASVLLLAALSADLCLLAFRPSWGAAAGRARRVQAACGVAWTVALLLTVPSAIYRRLHQEHFPHRLECVVDYGGSVVLESTVTAIRFIFGFLGPLVVVASCHGALLCRAARHRWPLGMAVVVGFFVCWAPYHLLGLVITAAAPHSRLLAQALQAEPLVNGLALAHSCLNPVLFLYFGRTQLRRSLPAACRRALKESQSKDENAVGQKSTSHDLVSEMAV from the coding sequence ATGGAGAACACTTCTCTCAGCTACGAGTATGGGGACTACGACGGGGTTCCGGACCTCCCCGTGGACTGCATGGACGGcacctgcatctctgcctacccACTGCGCACCGCCGTGTTTCTGCTCTACGCCGCGGTCTTCCTGGTGGGGGTGCCCGGCAACGTGATGGTGGCCTGGGTGACCTGGAAAGAGGCCCGCCGGAGGGTCGGGGCCACCTGGTTCCTACATGTGGCCGTGGCCGATCTGCTCTGCTGTgcgtctctgcccctcctggcgGTGCCCATAGCGCGCGGGGGCCACTGGCCGTATGGGGCGGTGGGGTGTCGGGCGCTGCCCTCGATCATCCTGCTGTCCATGTATGCCAGCGTGCTCCTTCTGGCCGCTCTCAGCGCGGACCTCTGCCTGCTGGCCTTCAGGCCCAGCTGGGGGGCTGCGGCAGGGCGGGCACGCAGGGTGCAGGCAGCCTGCGGGGTCGCCTGGACCGTGGCCTTGCTGCTCACTGTGCCCTCGGCCATCTACCGCCGGTTGCACCAGGAGCATTTCCCTCACCGGCTGGAGTGCGTGGTGGACTACGGTGGCTCTGTGGTGCTGGAGAGCACGGTGACCGCCATCCGCTTTATTTTTGGCTTCCTGGGGCCGCTGGTGGTGGTGGCCAGCTGCCACGGTGCTCTTCTGTGCCGTGCGGCCCGACACCGTTGGCCCCTGGGCATGGCCGTAGTGGTGGGTTTCTTTGTCTGCTGGGCCCCCTACCACCTGCTGGGGCTGGTCATCACTGCCGCTGCCCCACACTCCAGGCTCCTGGCCCAGGCCCTGCAGGCTGAACCGCTGGTCAACGGCCTCGCTCTGGCTCACAGCTGTCTCAATCCTGTGCTCTTCTTGTATTTTGGGAGGACTCAACTGCGCAGATCACTACCAGCCGCCTGTCGACGGGCCCTAAAGGAGTCACAGAGCAAGGATGAAAATGCCGTCGGCCAGAAATCCACCAGCCATGATCTAGTCTCAGAGATGGCAGTGTAG